One region of Psychrobacter sp. DAB_AL43B genomic DNA includes:
- the rimP gene encoding ribosome maturation factor RimP, protein MKLSTKVTELTSIIAPAVAACDVALWGIEFAPQGNRSLLRIYIEALPEEQAQNKQVTIENCAAVNHQVSGILEVHDPIAGEFILEVSSPGFDRAFFSDEQMHGYVGQTVSLRLIQAIGEGDKKRRKATGRLDSIDAVSLKLTATDGEQFEIALSNIDKANLIYEDA, encoded by the coding sequence ATGAAACTTTCTACCAAAGTTACAGAGTTAACCAGTATTATTGCCCCTGCGGTCGCTGCTTGTGATGTAGCGTTGTGGGGCATAGAATTTGCACCACAAGGCAATCGCTCTTTGTTGCGTATTTATATTGAGGCGTTGCCAGAAGAGCAAGCCCAGAATAAGCAGGTAACGATTGAAAATTGCGCAGCAGTGAATCACCAAGTAAGTGGTATTCTTGAGGTTCATGATCCGATTGCTGGTGAGTTTATTTTAGAAGTATCTTCACCTGGTTTTGACCGTGCCTTTTTCTCAGATGAACAGATGCATGGCTATGTGGGTCAAACAGTGAGTTTGCGTTTGATACAAGCGATTGGCGAGGGTGACAAAAAACGCCGTAAAGCCACGGGAAGATTAGATAGCATAGATGCCGTCTCTTTAAAGCTGACTGCCACCGACGGTGAGCAGTTCGAGATTGCATTAAGTAATATCGATAAAGCCAATTTAATTTATGAAGATGCTTAG
- the nusA gene encoding transcription termination factor NusA codes for MSREILTVVETVSNEKGLNPEDIFEAIEEALVVSTKKKVYTEQPEVAVRVAIDRTTGDYDTYRYWTVVADEDHEMPACQLAITDLDQDEWSIGDIKEEQIESIEFGRIAATQAKQVIIQKIREAERALVADAFEPRVGEMMYGEVKKQTRDGYIIDLGDNAEGYLSRDQMLPREQLRAKSRINAILYHVNRENRGAQLLLSRTHPEMLSALMQKEVPEIAEQIIEIRNVARLPGTRAKIAVKTNDHRIDPVGACIGMRGTRIQAVQQELDGERIDVVVWSDDPAQFIISSLEPADVSSIILDEDTKTADIIFSTNDQLARAIGSQGQNVRLASELTGYKLNMMLEEEYQQRQENESKAFIELFYERLEVDKDLAQALVDIGFTSIEEVAYVPVETFYDIEGLDDEAIDMIQERAKEVVIADELVKQQNMKEPSQELQDLEGMTVSWAYKMAQKDIITVDDLAEQAVFDLEDIEGLDTETAGKLIMKARESWFNE; via the coding sequence ATGAGTCGTGAAATCTTAACGGTAGTAGAAACTGTCAGTAATGAAAAGGGCTTAAATCCTGAAGATATCTTTGAAGCAATTGAAGAGGCTTTAGTGGTTTCGACCAAGAAAAAAGTATATACCGAACAGCCAGAAGTGGCCGTGCGGGTTGCCATCGATCGTACGACTGGCGATTATGATACTTATCGTTACTGGACAGTGGTTGCAGACGAAGACCATGAAATGCCTGCTTGTCAGCTTGCTATTACTGATCTTGATCAAGATGAATGGTCAATTGGTGATATAAAAGAAGAGCAAATTGAGTCGATCGAATTCGGTCGTATTGCGGCCACACAAGCCAAACAAGTTATCATCCAAAAAATCCGTGAAGCTGAGCGTGCGCTTGTCGCTGATGCTTTTGAGCCACGTGTTGGTGAGATGATGTATGGCGAAGTAAAAAAACAGACACGCGATGGTTATATCATCGATTTAGGTGACAACGCAGAAGGTTATCTTTCACGCGATCAAATGTTGCCACGTGAGCAGCTACGTGCAAAGTCACGTATCAACGCCATCTTATATCATGTGAACCGTGAAAATCGCGGCGCACAGTTGCTATTGTCGCGTACCCATCCTGAGATGCTCTCGGCACTGATGCAAAAAGAAGTGCCTGAGATTGCAGAACAAATCATTGAAATTCGTAATGTCGCTCGCTTGCCGGGTACTCGTGCTAAAATAGCCGTGAAGACCAACGATCATCGTATCGATCCTGTTGGCGCTTGTATTGGTATGCGTGGTACGCGTATCCAAGCAGTACAGCAAGAGCTTGATGGTGAGCGTATTGATGTGGTGGTTTGGTCAGATGACCCAGCCCAATTTATCATCAGCTCTTTAGAGCCCGCTGACGTTAGCAGTATTATTTTAGATGAAGATACCAAAACCGCTGATATTATCTTTAGCACCAATGATCAGTTGGCGCGCGCGATTGGCTCACAAGGTCAAAACGTACGTTTGGCTTCTGAGCTGACCGGCTATAAGCTTAATATGATGCTAGAAGAAGAGTATCAGCAGCGTCAAGAAAACGAATCTAAAGCCTTTATCGAATTATTCTATGAACGTCTAGAAGTGGATAAAGACTTAGCACAAGCGCTTGTCGATATTGGTTTTACCAGTATTGAAGAAGTGGCTTATGTGCCAGTTGAAACCTTTTATGATATCGAAGGTTTAGACGATGAAGCGATTGATATGATTCAAGAGCGTGCTAAAGAAGTGGTCATCGCTGACGAATTAGTCAAACAACAAAACATGAAAGAGCCAAGTCAAGAACTACAAGATCTTGAAGGAATGACGGTCAGTTGGGCTTATAAAATGGCACAAAAAGACATCATTACGGTTGATGACTTGGCAGAACAAGCCGTCTTCGATTTAGAAGATATCGAAGGCTTAGATACCGAAACCGCAGGAAAACTCATCATGAAAGCTCGGGAATCTTGGTTCAATGAATAA
- the infB gene encoding translation initiation factor IF-2, whose translation MADKTVKELADMVGKTASAVKQQLVDAGLPARAEDDLVTELEQEKLVTYLKQSHGQQDKRRISLKSKTTSTARVTGSSGKSKSVNVEVRKKKVFEKPDPEKMAEDLAAREQAMIESQERAAKDAEDRAATKKKSEDRQAATLAAMRASLGSSKKSDDKNDDISTSVVVKKGGKTTVEIKPKEQPKKKVAATKPKVETAAERKAREVREKEEARLREIETETRRTQAEEAQKRTLEQMRKMAGQYTDQPAAEVRKDEPLAEGLVGDALEESFEKERREIKRGASSTSARGRGRRKNQDEREIKNRKNGLRSSQSAQHKFEKPVEKIVYDVEISEQITVSDLAQRMAVKAREVTKLLMKMGEIARENDTIDQATASLIVEEMGHNPVPVSDTKVEDDLQDAVDERSSNVQTRPPVVTIMGHVDHGKTSLLDKIRATKVATGEAGGITQHIGAYHVKTDRGVITFLDTPGHAAFSAMRSRGAQATDIVVIVVAADDGMMPQTAEAIDHARAAGTPIIVAINKMDKPSADPDRVLNELTAKEVVSEEWGGDTPMARISAKTGDGIDELLELISLQAELMELEAPLDGAAQGVVIESRLEKGRGPVVSVLVKKGTLKQGDLVLAGEHYGKVRAMTDEHGQRIKSAGPSIPVEILGLPETPAAGSEFLVVTDEKKAREVADFRTNRERERQLERQNAMRLESMFDQMEQGNVSFLNIVLKTDVRGSLEALLAALNELSTDEVKVRVISSGVGPISESDVTLAESSEAVLLGFNVRADATARRKADAANMDIRYYSVIYGLIDDVKAAMSGMLAPEHREKILGVADVREVFRSSKFGAAAGCMVVEGTIYRNKPIRVLRNDQVIFTGQLQSLRRYKEDVNEVRTGMECGLAVRGYDVEDGDKIEVFEIQEFARTI comes from the coding sequence ATGGCAGATAAGACCGTCAAAGAACTGGCAGATATGGTAGGCAAAACCGCAAGTGCTGTAAAACAGCAACTGGTAGATGCTGGACTGCCTGCTCGCGCAGAGGATGACCTAGTCACCGAGCTTGAGCAGGAAAAGTTGGTGACGTATTTAAAGCAAAGTCATGGTCAGCAAGACAAGCGTCGTATTAGTCTTAAGTCTAAGACGACTAGTACCGCGCGCGTGACTGGCTCTTCAGGTAAATCTAAGAGCGTCAATGTTGAAGTGCGTAAAAAGAAAGTATTCGAAAAGCCTGATCCAGAAAAGATGGCTGAAGATTTGGCTGCACGCGAGCAAGCGATGATTGAGTCGCAAGAGCGTGCTGCTAAAGATGCTGAAGACCGTGCTGCTACTAAGAAAAAATCTGAAGATCGTCAGGCGGCTACTCTAGCCGCGATGCGCGCAAGTTTAGGCTCTAGCAAAAAGTCTGATGATAAGAACGACGATATCTCAACGTCAGTGGTTGTGAAAAAAGGCGGTAAGACCACAGTTGAGATCAAGCCGAAAGAACAACCTAAGAAGAAAGTCGCTGCGACCAAACCAAAAGTTGAAACGGCAGCGGAGCGTAAAGCTCGCGAAGTGCGTGAGAAAGAAGAAGCTCGTTTACGCGAGATTGAAACAGAAACACGTCGTACCCAAGCTGAAGAAGCACAAAAACGTACGCTTGAACAAATGCGTAAAATGGCCGGTCAATATACGGATCAGCCTGCTGCTGAAGTTCGTAAAGACGAACCATTGGCAGAAGGTTTGGTGGGTGATGCGCTAGAAGAATCGTTTGAAAAAGAGCGTCGTGAAATCAAGCGCGGTGCAAGTAGTACTAGTGCCCGTGGCCGTGGTCGTCGTAAGAATCAAGACGAGCGTGAAATTAAAAACCGTAAAAACGGTTTACGTTCAAGCCAGTCGGCACAGCATAAGTTTGAAAAGCCTGTCGAAAAAATCGTTTATGATGTAGAAATCAGCGAACAAATCACTGTTTCTGATCTTGCTCAACGTATGGCAGTGAAAGCCCGTGAAGTAACCAAGTTGCTCATGAAAATGGGTGAGATTGCTCGCGAAAACGATACGATTGATCAAGCAACAGCCAGTCTAATCGTAGAAGAGATGGGTCACAATCCAGTACCAGTTAGTGATACTAAAGTTGAAGACGACTTACAAGATGCCGTTGATGAGCGCAGCAGTAACGTGCAAACGCGTCCACCGGTTGTCACTATCATGGGTCACGTTGACCATGGTAAAACATCACTGTTAGATAAAATTCGCGCAACGAAGGTCGCGACTGGCGAAGCGGGCGGTATTACCCAGCATATCGGTGCTTACCATGTGAAAACAGATCGCGGTGTTATCACGTTCCTTGATACCCCAGGTCACGCGGCCTTTAGTGCAATGCGTTCACGTGGTGCTCAAGCAACGGATATCGTTGTAATCGTTGTCGCTGCTGATGACGGTATGATGCCACAAACTGCAGAAGCGATTGATCATGCTCGCGCCGCTGGTACACCTATCATTGTTGCTATCAACAAAATGGATAAGCCTAGTGCTGATCCTGATCGCGTACTGAATGAATTAACTGCTAAAGAAGTGGTTTCAGAAGAGTGGGGCGGCGATACCCCGATGGCCCGCATCTCAGCCAAAACCGGTGACGGTATTGACGAGCTTTTAGAACTCATCAGCCTACAAGCTGAGCTTATGGAGCTAGAAGCGCCGTTAGATGGTGCAGCTCAAGGTGTGGTTATCGAGTCAAGACTTGAGAAAGGTCGCGGTCCTGTTGTTAGTGTCCTAGTTAAAAAAGGAACGTTAAAACAAGGCGATCTAGTCTTAGCCGGTGAGCATTATGGTAAAGTCCGTGCGATGACTGATGAACACGGTCAGCGTATTAAATCAGCTGGTCCTTCAATCCCTGTAGAGATCTTAGGTTTACCTGAAACACCAGCTGCTGGTAGCGAATTCTTAGTCGTCACTGATGAGAAAAAAGCCCGTGAAGTTGCGGACTTTAGAACCAACCGTGAGCGTGAGCGTCAGCTGGAACGCCAGAATGCGATGCGTTTAGAGAGTATGTTCGATCAGATGGAACAAGGTAATGTGTCATTCTTAAACATTGTCCTAAAAACAGATGTTCGTGGTTCACTTGAAGCGTTACTTGCAGCATTGAACGAATTATCAACGGATGAAGTTAAAGTCAGGGTCATTAGCTCAGGTGTTGGTCCTATCTCTGAGTCTGATGTGACATTAGCAGAATCTAGTGAAGCTGTATTGTTAGGTTTCAACGTCCGTGCAGATGCAACCGCACGCCGTAAAGCAGATGCAGCTAACATGGATATTCGCTATTATAGTGTTATCTATGGCTTGATTGATGATGTGAAAGCGGCCATGAGCGGTATGTTGGCACCTGAACATCGTGAGAAAATCTTGGGTGTCGCGGATGTTCGTGAAGTATTCCGCTCTAGTAAGTTTGGTGCAGCTGCCGGTTGTATGGTGGTTGAAGGTACCATTTATCGCAACAAGCCTATCCGTGTATTACGTAATGACCAAGTTATCTTTACTGGTCAATTACAATCATTACGTCGCTACAAAGAAGACGTCAATGAAGTACGTACTGGTATGGAATGTGGTCTAGCCGTTCGTGGCTATGATGTAGAAGATGGCGATAAAATCGAAGTCTTTGAGATCCAAGAGTTCGCACGTACTATCTAA
- a CDS encoding ribosome-binding factor A encodes MNQRLQRLADQIQRELAVLIRDAVNDPRLTGFVTISSVKVSPDLGYADIYVTIMEPELNDAMTKSNHEESIKVLNKAAGFLRTELSHSLKTRTTPRLRFHYDEVTARGNYMMDLISKAVTKTELNESDEQENQE; translated from the coding sequence ATGAACCAACGTTTACAACGTTTAGCTGATCAGATTCAGCGTGAGCTTGCTGTCCTTATCCGTGACGCCGTCAATGATCCGCGTCTGACTGGTTTTGTCACCATCTCCAGTGTTAAAGTCAGCCCAGACCTAGGTTATGCTGATATTTATGTCACTATTATGGAGCCAGAGCTCAATGATGCCATGACCAAGTCTAATCATGAAGAGAGTATTAAAGTCCTTAATAAGGCAGCAGGCTTTTTGCGTACTGAACTAAGTCATAGTCTAAAAACTCGTACGACGCCGCGTTTGCGTTTTCATTATGATGAAGTCACTGCTCGTGGTAATTATATGATGGATTTAATTAGTAAAGCCGTCACCAAAACTGAGCTAAATGAGTCTGACGAGCAAGAAAACCAAGAGTAA
- the truB gene encoding tRNA pseudouridine(55) synthase TruB gives MSIVSTKASTQADKNANKTLTKTKVSGVILVDKPQGMTSQQVVSKVKYLFKSPNHDSKKAGHTGTLDPMATGLLPICLGEATKFSHYQLDADKSYQATILLGSQTDTGDADGKIVAQAVIPTFDEVLLKKVAQQFLGAQQQIPPMYSALKKDGKKLYEYARAGIEIERAPRDIVLKAIDLKAIDDKQIQLTVTCSKGTYVRVLAEDIAKTLHTLGHLTALRRLQVGDFKIDEAIALADLEALTLASRQTHLLPVDACVNIDAELTLSAEQCERVQMGQRLNVFEQLTDDLQSYIKMTIDQQPCIDDNKQNIDDSKNDTEAPLLHEIAVDICLINEQGQFIGLGAVSLNGRLQPKKLIQL, from the coding sequence ATGTCGATTGTCTCTACAAAAGCCTCTACGCAAGCTGATAAGAATGCCAATAAAACGCTCACTAAAACCAAAGTGTCGGGCGTTATATTAGTAGATAAGCCTCAGGGTATGACCTCACAGCAAGTGGTATCAAAGGTGAAATATTTATTTAAATCACCAAATCATGACAGTAAAAAAGCTGGTCATACGGGCACGCTTGACCCAATGGCAACCGGTTTACTGCCTATTTGTTTGGGTGAAGCGACTAAATTTAGTCATTACCAACTTGATGCTGATAAATCTTATCAAGCGACTATTTTACTTGGTAGCCAAACTGATACTGGTGATGCCGATGGTAAAATTGTTGCACAGGCTGTAATACCAACGTTTGATGAGGTACTATTAAAAAAAGTTGCTCAGCAATTTTTAGGGGCTCAGCAGCAAATTCCGCCGATGTACTCTGCTTTAAAAAAAGACGGTAAAAAGCTATATGAATATGCACGTGCGGGTATAGAGATTGAGCGCGCGCCAAGAGATATTGTACTCAAAGCAATCGACCTAAAAGCTATCGATGATAAGCAGATTCAGTTGACGGTGACTTGTTCCAAGGGCACCTATGTACGTGTATTAGCAGAAGATATCGCTAAAACGCTGCACACGCTAGGACATTTGACTGCATTGCGCCGTCTACAAGTTGGTGATTTCAAAATAGACGAAGCAATTGCTTTGGCGGATTTAGAAGCGCTAACATTAGCGAGTCGTCAGACACATTTATTGCCAGTGGATGCTTGTGTCAATATTGATGCTGAGCTTACGTTGTCAGCAGAACAGTGTGAACGTGTACAAATGGGTCAACGCTTAAATGTATTTGAGCAGCTGACTGATGATTTGCAAAGCTATATTAAAATGACTATCGATCAACAGCCATGTATTGATGACAATAAACAAAATATTGATGATAGTAAAAATGATACAGAAGCACCATTATTGCATGAGATAGCGGTAGATATCTGTCTCATAAATGAGCAGGGACAATTTATTGGTCTCGGCGCTGTGAGTCTCAATGGTCGATTGCAACCTAAAAAATTGATTCAGTTATAA
- a CDS encoding type 1 glutamine amidotransferase domain-containing protein, with the protein MKTIAFLLHNNFEQAEYEEVNNQLKDKGYKTLLITTDKNKEVQGMKQDVNKGDTFSADIFAKDAKVADYDALVLPGGTVNADTIRGNKEAHGIINAINDAGKPLAVICHAPWALINTGIAKGKTLTAYQTLQIDLENAGAKFVDKTVQIDGNLITSRNPDDIKNFVEAIDKALS; encoded by the coding sequence ATGAAAACTATTGCTTTTTTATTACACAATAATTTTGAACAAGCAGAATATGAAGAAGTTAATAATCAGCTAAAAGATAAAGGCTACAAGACGCTTCTTATTACTACTGATAAAAATAAAGAAGTTCAAGGCATGAAGCAAGATGTCAACAAAGGCGATACTTTCAGCGCCGATATATTTGCTAAAGACGCAAAAGTTGCTGATTACGATGCTTTAGTGTTGCCAGGTGGTACGGTAAATGCGGATACCATACGCGGCAATAAAGAAGCGCATGGCATCATTAATGCTATTAACGATGCCGGAAAGCCATTAGCTGTAATCTGCCACGCCCCTTGGGCGCTTATTAATACAGGCATTGCAAAAGGAAAAACACTGACAGCTTATCAGACATTACAGATTGATTTAGAAAATGCTGGGGCAAAATTTGTAGACAAAACGGTGCAAATTGATGGTAATTTGATTACCTCACGCAACCCAGACGATATTAAAAATTTCGTCGAAGCTATCGATAAAGCTCTATCATAA